The Eubacterium ventriosum genome includes the window GAATTTAAAGACAAAACAATATACTTTGGTCCTATGGGATGCAGAACAGGATTTTATATGGTTTTGGCTGGTGATTATGATTCAAAAGATGTAGTTGAACTTGTAACAAGAATGTTTATATTTATGAAAGATTTTGAGGGAGATGTTCCCGGTGCATGTGCCAAGGACTGTGGCAACTATCTTGACATGAATTTAAATATGGCAAAATACGTATGCGACAAGTACTATAATGAAGTTCTAAAAGATATAGACGAAACAAGACTGGTATATCCTAAATAAAAGATTTTTCGTTGAAAGTTATTTAAAATAATATTGAAAGAAAAAAAGCCATTGCAAACAATAGGCAGATTTTTGAAATTTTGCGAGTATAGTGTACAGCGATAAACTTACTGTCTGAGCCGTAGGCGAGTTTAAGTTTTCGCTGTACAATAGACGACGGAGCAAAATGAGAAAATCAACGTGTTTGTACCGACCCCCAAAAGTTAGACCCAAAAATCTAACGATTGGAGGTCGGTATTTTTATGGCAAAATACAGTTATGAATTCAAAAAGCAGGTTATTGAAGCATATCTTAGCGGTGAAGGTGGCTATAAATACTTAGCCAAACGATATGGTGTACCTGCCTGGTCAAACATTAAGAAATGGGTTCGGAATTATGAAACTCATGGTGACAAAGGACTTATGCGTTCGCGAAAACAAGATAAATACTCTTTTGAAAAGAAGCTTTCTGTTGTAGAATTATATTTAGCAAGTGAACTCTCATATCAGGAGCTGGCTCTTCGTGAAGGAATATATAATCCCTCTCAAATCTGTAAGTGGGTAAAGGATTTCCGGATCGCCGGTCCTGATGCATTGAGACCACATAAGAAAGGTCGCAGGAAAACATTGGGTACATCAAACAAAAAGTTAAATATTGAACAAGATACAACTACAGTTCCGGTTGATACCAGTACTGAACATGTAAAAGAACTTGAAGATGAAATTCTTAAGCTTAGAATAGAGAATGCATATTTAAAAGAACTGAGGAGGCTGCGTTTAGAGGAGGAAGCTCTTCTGAAAAAACAGCGAGAATCGTCCACAGCCTCCGGGGAGAATTCAAATTAAAAGACATTCTCGCAGTTGTTGGTTTTCCAAAGGCAACATATATGTATTGGCAAAAAAGATTTGATAGAGAAAATCCAGATATAGAATTAGAAGAAAAGATTCATGAAATACATAAATGTAACAAAGATTATGGCTACCGTCGCATGTGTGGTGAACTCCGCAATCAAGGCCATATCGTGAACAAGAAGAAGGTTCAACGCATCATGCAGAAATATAATCTTCAGGTGATGTCATTTACGAGGAAGAGTCGTAAATATAGTTCTTACAAGGGTAGAATTGGAACGGTTGCTCCTAATAGAATCAAAAGAAGATTTAATACACACATACCTCATCAGAAGATTACAACTGATACAACAGAGTTTAAATACTATGAAGTAGATTCTAAAGGTAAAATGACAATGCATAAGCTATATTTAGATCCATTCATGGATATGTTCAATGGTGAAATAATAAGTTATGGAATAGATAAACGTCCTTCAGCAGCAAATGTGATGAATGCACTAAATGAAGCCATTGAGGTAACTTCTGACTGCCCATTTCGAAGGACCTTTCACTCAGATCAAGGATGGGCATATCAGATGAAAGCTTATTCACATAGACTTAGAGAAGAGAAAATATTTCAAAGCATGTCACGAAAAGGTAATTGCCTTGATAATTCAGTCATGGAAAATTTCTTTGGTCTGCTTAAACAAGAAATATACCATGGAACTGTTTATTACAGTTATGAAGAATTGAAAACTGAAATTGAAAAATATATAAGATATTACAATGAAAAAAGAATTAAAGAAAAACTAGGATGGTTGAGTCCTGTCCAATACAGACTCAGCCTCTTGGTTGCATAAAAAATGCGTAACAGATATTAAAACCTGTTACGCAATAAAAGTCTAACTTTTTGGGGTCGGTACAGTTTGAAAGGGCTTTTTTTTTGCAATATATAAATAACTTTCAACGTAAAAATAAGTTTAATCTAATGTATTACATATATCTTTACTAATACCAGTATCAGCAAGTGTACCGGATAGAACCAGTAGAACATATATTTTAATTTCTTTGTTCCCGGTTTTTTGTTATAAAATGCTATGGGCAACACGCTTAACGCCCCCCACCACTGCACTCCAAATCCAAACATTCCAATGTTGAATACTAAGTTTGAAATTGCTCTTCCTATGTGATGATTATTAAACACATAAAAACATATAATAAGCATTACTCCACCGTATGAATATGATGTGTGGAGGAAGTATGCCATTCCAAAAGCTACTGCCAATGTTACTAATTCAAGTATTGTGTTAAGTCTTCCGGCTCCTATGTGTTTTAATATTTTGTCAGGATATGCAACCCTAAACATTGATATGGACTGTAATGCCCAGATTGCCATATAACCTATAAATAAAGTGAAGATTACGTTCTGTCTTGCCATATCATAGAATCTGCCATAAAGCATATCATAAGGAATCTCTGATACTAAGGCAAATATTCCAAGCCTGATTGCATGTTTTAATCTGTCTGATGTATGAAAAAATCCCTCAACCAAAACAAAACAGAATATTGGGAAGCTTATACGCCCAATAGATCTAAGTATTATATATGTCTGATGATTGTCCTGAAAAAACAAAAAACCTACGTGGTCAATAATCATTGTAATCATAGCAATTATTTTTAGGGTAAATGTACTAATCCCCCATTTATCAAGATTAATAAAAACTCCAAGACCTTTTTCTTTTAATTCACTCATTTTCTTTTTTTCCTTGTGTTTCCATTTATTGCCTTTTCTTATTTAGCCATTAAAACTACAATGCTTCTTGGTGGCACCTGAAGCATTCTCTCAATACCATCACTAGGTTCCTTAAATCCTGAATCTGTAGCAAAAACAACTTTCCACTGTTTTTTATTTCTTGCAGACGGAATGCCGAATTTAATCATCTCCCAAAACATATTGTAAGCTATGAATAAGTCTGCTTCATCTTCTTTTCCATCAATAGTTGCATATTTTCCACAATACATAACAGAAAAATGTCTGTTAAAATGACTAAAATCTGCATACCATGCCTTAGAACCGTGATAAGACATATCCGGCAAACCATATGACTTATAATCCATAAGCCTTGGCTCGCTGCTTAAATGCAAAATCTTATGCTGCTTTCTAAACTGAATAAGCTTCTTTGTAAAGTCAAGAATCTCCTTTGCCATGGCTGTTGTATTCCAGTTAGTCCATGATATTTCATTATCAAGACAATAAGGGTTGTTATTTCCTTTCTGGCTGTTACACATTTCATCTCCGGCATAAATCATAGGTACTCCCTGACTTAGCAATACAAGTGAAAGAGCGTTTTTAATCTGATGCTTTCTTAACTCATTTATTTTACGTTTTCTTGTATCGCCCTCAGCACCACAATTCCAACTATAATTATAAACTGCACCGTCCCTGTTATTTTCGCCATTTGCCTGATTGTATTTCTTATCGTAAGAAACCGCATCATATAATGTAAAAGTATTGTGGTTAGCCACATAATTAACTACTGCCACTGCTGGCGGATTAGCCTTAATCTTGTAAGATATGGTATTTAACATATCCTCATCGCCTTTAATGAACTTTCTTGCCGATACCATAAAATCATCATTAAAGTTTGCCAGATTCTTATTTTCAACATTGGCATAAAAATCCGTATCCGTAGCAAAATTATAAGTAAAAATCTTTGTTGTAGACAAAAGATTGTCCGTCTGAATCATCTTCATGACTGCTTTTTCACAGTTAGCGTGAATACCGTCAATATGATATTCCATAACCCAATAATGAAGTGCATCCAAAATAAGTGTAGGATTAGTTCCTTC containing:
- a CDS encoding S-ribosylhomocysteine lyase, producing MEKIASFTIDHLKLLPGVYVSRKDKVGQQVITTFDIRMTRPNFEPVLNTAEVHTIEHLGATFLRNDSEFKDKTIYFGPMGCRTGFYMVLAGDYDSKDVVELVTRMFIFMKDFEGDVPGACAKDCGNYLDMNLNMAKYVCDKYYNEVLKDIDETRLVYPK
- a CDS encoding IS3 family transposase (programmed frameshift), whose amino-acid sequence is MAKYSYEFKKQVIEAYLSGEGGYKYLAKRYGVPAWSNIKKWVRNYETHGDKGLMRSRKQDKYSFEKKLSVVELYLASELSYQELALREGIYNPSQICKWVKDFRIAGPDALRPHKKGRRKTLGTSNKKLNIEQDTTTVPVDTSTEHVKELEDEILKLRIENAYFKRTEEAAFRGGSSSEKTARIVHSLRGEFKLKDILAVVGFPKATYMYWQKRFDRENPDIELEEKIHEIHKCNKDYGYRRMCGELRNQGHIVNKKKVQRIMQKYNLQVMSFTRKSRKYSSYKGRIGTVAPNRIKRRFNTHIPHQKITTDTTEFKYYEVDSKGKMTMHKLYLDPFMDMFNGEIISYGIDKRPSAANVMNALNEAIEVTSDCPFRRTFHSDQGWAYQMKAYSHRLREEKIFQSMSRKGNCLDNSVMENFFGLLKQEIYHGTVYYSYEELKTEIEKYIRYYNEKRIKEKLGWLSPVQYRLSLLVA
- a CDS encoding TraX family protein, whose translation is MSELKEKGLGVFINLDKWGISTFTLKIIAMITMIIDHVGFLFFQDNHQTYIILRSIGRISFPIFCFVLVEGFFHTSDRLKHAIRLGIFALVSEIPYDMLYGRFYDMARQNVIFTLFIGYMAIWALQSISMFRVAYPDKILKHIGAGRLNTILELVTLAVAFGMAYFLHTSYSYGGVMLIICFYVFNNHHIGRAISNLVFNIGMFGFGVQWWGALSVLPIAFYNKKPGTKKLKYMFYWFYPVHLLILVLVKIYVIH